A genomic window from Hyla sarda isolate aHylSar1 chromosome 10, aHylSar1.hap1, whole genome shotgun sequence includes:
- the LOC130294532 gene encoding apolipoprotein A-I-like, with the protein MKVLLLSVAVLFFTGAQGRYFWQQDEPHQEPHSDKTIEKIAKDGIAIILDLWKNLDRSKIAKEFHFEERLQTAKKHANKLEEAIEGYYEAVYKKFDEQLHEKFPTFRTKVVPILKDFDDALEEHLTRAAKEILPAGSHLVAGISKHVVNFFENLESVAEKGRDALRGEIDSLRVKLQPYVDEVHAEYERYHKDFQGELLKDYSELKQDVEKNVEKIREQAEPHIENLKQKFPDRKEFQENVEKFLKELAEAFENL; encoded by the exons ATGAAGGTCTTGCTACTATCTGTAGCCGTGCTCTTCTTCACTG GGGCACAGGGGCGCTACTTTTGGCAACAGGATGAACCTCACCAGGAACCACATTCAGACAAAACAATAGAGAAGATTGCAAAGGATGGAATTGCAATAATATTAGACCTTTGGAAAAACCTTGATCGCAGCAAAATTGCAAAGGA ATTTCATTTTGAAGAGAGGCTGCAAACTGCAAAGAAACATGCGAACAAACTAGAGGAAGCAATTGAAGGTTACTATGAGGCAGTTTACAAGAAATTCGATGAACAGCTTCATGAGAAGTTCCCAACCTTCAGGACAAAGGTAGTCCCCATTCTGAAGGATTTTGATGATGCTTTGGAAGAACATCTTACGAGAGCAGCAAAAGAAATATTGCCGGCTGGATCTCATCTTGTGGCTGGAATAAGTAAGCATGTAGTTAATTTCTTTGAAAATCTGGAAAGCGTTGCAGAAAAAGGCCGGGATGCGTTGCGCGGTGAGATTGACAGCCTGCGCGTAAAACTGCAACCCTATGTGGATGAAGTCCATGCAGAATATGAGAGATATCATAAAGATTTCCAGGGTGAGTTACTGAAGGATTATTCGGAGCTGAAGCAGGATGTAGAGAAGAATGTGGAGAAGATACGGGAACAAGCTGAGCCTCACATCGAAAACTTAAAACAGAAATTCCCAGATCGTAAGGAATTCCAAGAAAACGTGGAGAAGTTCCTTAAGGAACTGGCAGAAGCATTTGAAAACTTGTAA